A stretch of Cupriavidus necator DNA encodes these proteins:
- the rpoD gene encoding RNA polymerase sigma factor RpoD, with the protein MKGKSITVAKQQNTEVESKRAAAAGAKSGEAKAGTTTTATKARAATPASVASERPAAPAIKPEPKKRGRKPKAEMQHDDSTTDDVTEEFYENDARPAATPAAAPKTEKQKAKDRKAKEKALLKEFASTQQGTEEELELRRQKLKALIKLGKSRGYLTYAEINDHLPDDMVDSETIDTLVATLNDIGIAVYEQAPDAETLLLNDNAPSATSEEEAEEEAEAALSTVDSEFGRTTDPVRMYMREMGTVELLTREGEIEIAKRIEAGLKDMVMAISACPVTISEILAHAERVANDEIKIDEFVDGLIDPNADEAPEAPAAPAAAADDEDIESDDEEEGDEDDDDEGGAGAGASARQLEELKQNALEKFRVIAEQFDKMRRAFEKEGYNSKPYVKAQEAIQAELMGIRFTARNVERLCDTLRGQVDEVRKLERSILNIVVDKCGMPRSEFVARFPGNETNLEWVHTIVADGKGYSTIVERNVPAVHELQQKLIDLQSRVVLPLKELKGVNRKMAEGERRAREAKREMTEANLRLVISIAKKYTNRGLQFLDLIQEGNIGLMKAVDKFEYRRGYKFSTYATWWIRQAITRSIADQARTIRIPVHMIETINKMNRISRQILQETGNEPDPATLAEKMEMPEDKIRKIMKIAKEPISMETPIGDDDDSHLGDFIEDTNTLAPAEAALHGSMRDVVKDVLDSLTPREAKVLRMRFGIEMSTDHTLEEVGKQFDVTRERIRQIEAKALRKLRHPSRSDKLKSFLEGN; encoded by the coding sequence GTGAAAGGCAAGAGTATCACCGTGGCGAAACAGCAGAATACCGAAGTCGAGAGCAAGCGAGCGGCAGCCGCCGGCGCCAAGAGTGGGGAAGCCAAGGCTGGCACCACCACTACGGCAACCAAGGCGCGTGCCGCGACACCTGCATCCGTTGCATCCGAGCGTCCCGCTGCGCCGGCAATCAAGCCGGAGCCGAAAAAGCGTGGCCGCAAGCCCAAGGCCGAGATGCAGCACGACGACAGCACAACAGACGACGTGACTGAAGAGTTTTACGAGAACGATGCGCGCCCGGCGGCAACCCCGGCCGCGGCGCCGAAGACCGAAAAGCAGAAAGCCAAGGACCGCAAGGCCAAGGAAAAGGCCCTGCTCAAGGAGTTCGCCTCGACCCAGCAGGGTACCGAGGAAGAGCTTGAGCTGCGTCGCCAGAAACTCAAGGCGCTGATCAAGCTGGGCAAGTCGCGCGGCTACCTGACCTACGCGGAAATCAACGATCACCTGCCGGACGACATGGTCGATTCGGAAACGATCGACACGCTGGTCGCCACGCTGAACGACATCGGCATCGCTGTCTACGAACAGGCGCCGGATGCCGAGACGCTGCTGCTCAACGACAACGCCCCGTCCGCCACCAGCGAGGAAGAAGCCGAGGAAGAGGCCGAAGCGGCCCTGTCCACGGTGGACTCCGAGTTCGGCCGCACCACCGACCCGGTGCGCATGTACATGCGCGAAATGGGCACGGTCGAGCTGCTCACGCGCGAAGGCGAAATCGAGATCGCCAAGCGCATCGAGGCCGGCCTGAAGGACATGGTGATGGCGATTTCGGCTTGCCCGGTCACCATCTCCGAGATCCTGGCCCATGCCGAGCGCGTGGCCAACGACGAGATCAAGATCGACGAATTCGTCGACGGCCTGATCGACCCGAACGCCGACGAAGCCCCGGAAGCGCCCGCAGCCCCGGCTGCAGCGGCCGACGACGAGGATATCGAGTCCGACGACGAAGAGGAAGGCGACGAGGACGATGACGACGAAGGCGGCGCCGGCGCCGGTGCCTCCGCGCGCCAGCTGGAAGAACTGAAGCAGAACGCGCTGGAGAAATTCCGCGTGATCGCCGAGCAGTTCGACAAGATGCGCCGCGCGTTCGAAAAGGAAGGCTACAACTCCAAGCCCTACGTCAAGGCGCAGGAAGCCATCCAGGCCGAGCTGATGGGCATCCGCTTCACCGCCCGCAATGTCGAGCGCCTGTGCGACACGCTGCGCGGCCAGGTCGACGAAGTGCGCAAGCTCGAACGCTCGATCCTGAACATCGTGGTCGACAAGTGCGGCATGCCGCGCTCGGAATTCGTCGCCCGCTTCCCGGGCAACGAGACCAACCTCGAGTGGGTCCACACCATCGTCGCCGACGGCAAGGGCTACAGCACCATCGTCGAGCGCAACGTGCCGGCCGTGCATGAGCTGCAGCAGAAGCTGATCGACCTGCAGTCGCGCGTGGTGCTGCCGCTGAAGGAACTGAAGGGCGTCAACCGCAAGATGGCCGAGGGCGAGCGTCGTGCCCGCGAAGCCAAGCGCGAGATGACCGAGGCCAACCTGCGTCTGGTGATTTCGATCGCCAAGAAGTACACGAATCGCGGCCTGCAGTTCCTCGACCTGATCCAGGAAGGCAACATCGGCCTGATGAAGGCGGTGGACAAGTTCGAATACCGCCGCGGCTACAAGTTCTCGACCTACGCCACGTGGTGGATCCGCCAGGCCATCACGCGCTCGATCGCCGACCAGGCGCGCACCATCCGTATCCCGGTGCACATGATCGAGACCATCAACAAGATGAACCGCATCTCGCGCCAGATCCTGCAGGAAACCGGCAACGAGCCGGATCCGGCAACGCTGGCCGAGAAGATGGAGATGCCGGAAGACAAGATCCGCAAGATCATGAAGATCGCCAAAGAGCCGATCTCCATGGAAACGCCGATCGGTGACGACGACGACTCCCATCTGGGCGACTTCATCGAGGACACCAACACGCTGGCCCCGGCCGAAGCCGCGCTGCACGGCTCCATGCGCGACGTCGTCAAGGACGTGCTGGACTCGCTCACGCCGCGCGAAGCCAAGGTGCTGCGCATGCGCTTCGGCATCGAAATGAGCACCGACCACACGCTGGAAGAGGTCGGCAAGCAGTTCGACGTCACGCGTGAACGGATCCGCCAGATCGAGGCCAAGGCACTGCGCAAGCTGCGCCACCCGAGCCGCTCGGACAAGCTGAAGAGCTTCCTGGAAGGCAACTAA
- a CDS encoding GatB/YqeY domain-containing protein, translating to MSLKARISEDMKTAMRARETERLGTIRLLLAAIKQREVDERVELDDTAVLAVVEKLIKQRKDSISQFRQAGRNDLADKESAEVEVLQAYMPAALSDEEVAAEVQQAVAATGAAGPQDMGKVMGVLKGKLAGRADMTAVSALVKAALAAK from the coding sequence ATGTCCCTCAAAGCCCGTATCAGCGAAGACATGAAGACCGCCATGCGCGCGCGCGAAACGGAGCGCCTCGGCACCATCCGCCTGCTGCTGGCCGCCATCAAGCAGCGCGAGGTCGATGAGCGCGTGGAACTGGACGATACCGCCGTGCTGGCCGTGGTCGAGAAGCTGATCAAGCAGCGCAAGGATTCGATCTCGCAGTTCCGGCAGGCGGGCCGCAATGACCTGGCAGACAAGGAGTCGGCGGAAGTCGAAGTGCTGCAGGCCTACATGCCCGCCGCGCTGTCGGACGAGGAAGTCGCCGCCGAGGTCCAGCAGGCCGTTGCCGCCACTGGTGCCGCCGGTCCGCAGGACATGGGCAAGGTCATGGGCGTGCTCAAGGGCAAGCTGGCCGGCCGTGCCGACATGACCGCCGTATCGGCCCTGGTCAAGGCGGCACTTGCAGCAAAGTAA
- a CDS encoding phosphocholine-specific phospholipase C, translated as MVSRRNFLQAAAGTGFAAAALAAFPPSIRKALAIPANNATGTIKDVEHVVILMQENRSFDHYFGTLKGVRGFGDRFTIPLPNARKVWQQQRSNGAVLTPYHLDGTNNNAQRAAGTPHAWVDSQQAWDHGRMASWPTYKTNTSMGYFKEKEIPFQFALANAFTLCDAYHCSMHTGTDANRSFHLTGTNGPTAANVAFVNNEWDAIDGLPASANTGYTWKTYAERLEAAGISWICYQNMPDEWGDNMLGAFQQFRKANLASGFPVSSGGAPGAPYANTGQPLPYHAYDAATDNAANPLYKGVANTLPGTRPEEYLDAFRRDIKEGRLPQVSWINAPSIYCEHPGPSSPVQGAWFLQEVLDALTAVPEVWSKTVLLVNFDENDGYFDHVPSPSAPSVNPDKTLAGKATLSDAEMQAEYFNHPPPPGSRTQPAADGRVYGPGPRVPLYAISPWSRGGWINSQVFDHTSVLRFLEARFGVAEPNISPFRRAVCGDLTSAFNFKTPNSEALPTLSGRTTRSGADQLRQAQQALPAVPLPVDMQLPLQATGTRPSRALPYELHTSARCSAVGQVELVFANTGTQAAVFHVYDRYQLGRIPRRYVVEARKSLSDTWNVFQDNAGQYDLWVLGPNGFHRHFRGDTNRIGDTGIAPEIRVCYDIANGDVYVDLINAGRKACHFSIQALAYRTDGPWPVTVGANDSKSVHWSLEESGQWYDFAVTCDSDPAFYRRFAGRVENGRHTVSDPAMGMVTAQD; from the coding sequence ATGGTCTCTCGCCGCAACTTCCTGCAAGCCGCAGCCGGCACCGGCTTCGCCGCCGCCGCACTGGCCGCGTTCCCGCCCAGCATCCGCAAGGCCCTGGCCATCCCGGCCAACAATGCCACCGGCACCATCAAGGATGTCGAGCATGTGGTGATCCTGATGCAGGAGAACCGTTCCTTCGACCACTACTTCGGCACGCTCAAGGGTGTGCGCGGGTTCGGCGACCGCTTCACCATCCCGCTGCCCAATGCGCGCAAGGTATGGCAGCAACAGCGCTCCAACGGCGCCGTGCTGACCCCGTATCACCTGGATGGCACCAACAACAACGCGCAGCGCGCGGCCGGCACGCCGCATGCGTGGGTGGACAGCCAGCAGGCCTGGGACCACGGCCGCATGGCCAGTTGGCCGACGTACAAGACCAATACCTCGATGGGCTACTTCAAGGAGAAGGAGATCCCGTTCCAGTTCGCACTGGCCAATGCGTTTACGCTGTGCGACGCGTACCACTGCTCGATGCATACGGGCACTGACGCGAACCGTTCATTCCACCTGACCGGCACCAACGGCCCGACCGCAGCCAACGTCGCCTTCGTCAACAATGAGTGGGACGCGATCGACGGCCTGCCCGCCTCGGCCAACACCGGCTACACCTGGAAGACCTATGCCGAGCGGCTGGAAGCAGCCGGCATCAGTTGGATCTGCTACCAGAACATGCCGGACGAATGGGGCGACAACATGCTGGGCGCGTTCCAGCAGTTCCGCAAGGCCAACCTGGCCTCGGGCTTTCCGGTATCCAGCGGCGGCGCGCCGGGCGCGCCCTATGCCAACACCGGCCAGCCACTGCCGTACCACGCCTACGATGCGGCCACCGACAATGCCGCCAATCCGCTGTACAAGGGCGTGGCCAACACCCTGCCCGGCACCAGACCCGAGGAATACCTCGACGCCTTCCGCCGCGACATCAAGGAAGGCAGGCTGCCGCAGGTATCGTGGATCAATGCGCCGTCGATCTACTGCGAGCATCCCGGCCCGTCCAGCCCGGTTCAGGGCGCGTGGTTCCTGCAGGAAGTGCTGGACGCGCTGACCGCCGTGCCCGAGGTCTGGAGCAAGACCGTGCTGCTGGTCAACTTCGACGAGAACGACGGCTACTTCGACCACGTCCCCTCCCCCTCGGCGCCGTCGGTGAACCCCGACAAGACGCTGGCCGGCAAGGCGACGCTGAGCGATGCCGAGATGCAGGCCGAATACTTCAACCATCCGCCGCCACCGGGCAGCCGGACCCAGCCCGCTGCTGACGGCCGCGTCTACGGTCCCGGGCCGCGCGTGCCGCTTTACGCGATCTCGCCGTGGAGCCGCGGCGGCTGGATCAATTCCCAGGTGTTCGACCACACCTCCGTGCTGCGCTTCCTGGAAGCGCGGTTCGGCGTGGCCGAACCCAACATCAGCCCGTTCCGCCGTGCCGTCTGCGGCGACCTGACCAGCGCGTTCAACTTCAAGACGCCCAACTCGGAAGCCCTGCCCACGCTGAGTGGCCGCACCACGCGCAGCGGCGCCGACCAGCTGCGCCAGGCCCAGCAGGCACTGCCCGCGGTGCCGCTGCCGGTCGACATGCAATTGCCGCTGCAAGCCACCGGCACCCGCCCGTCACGCGCGCTGCCGTACGAGCTGCACACCAGCGCGCGCTGCAGCGCCGTGGGGCAGGTCGAACTGGTATTCGCCAACACCGGCACGCAAGCCGCGGTGTTCCACGTCTACGACCGCTACCAGCTGGGCCGCATTCCGCGCCGCTATGTCGTGGAAGCCCGCAAGTCCCTGAGCGACACCTGGAACGTGTTCCAGGACAACGCCGGGCAATACGACCTGTGGGTACTGGGCCCCAACGGCTTCCACCGCCATTTCCGCGGCGATACCAACCGCATCGGCGACACCGGCATCGCACCGGAGATCCGCGTCTGCTACGACATTGCCAATGGCGACGTCTATGTCGACCTGATCAACGCCGGCCGCAAGGCCTGCCACTTCAGCATCCAGGCGCTCGCGTACCGAACCGATGGCCCGTGGCCGGTCACTGTCGGCGCCAATGACAGCAAGTCCGTGCATTGGTCGCTGGAGGAAAGCGGGCAGTGGTATGACTTCGCGGTGACGTGCGACAGCGACCCGGCGTTCTATCGCCGCTTTGCGGGGCGGGTGGAGAACGGCAGGCATACGGTTAGCGATCCGGCGATGGGGATGGTGACGGCGCAGGATTGA
- a CDS encoding nucleoside deaminase, whose amino-acid sequence MTRITDPSGAELSPLDLELLRQSIALSDASRARGRHPFAALVADQAGNIIASAGNNSMPPEGDPTQHAELVAAAQAARALPPEQLADCTLYTSAEPCCMCAGAIYWTGIGRVVYALSEHKLLGLTGDHPENPTLSLPCREVFARGQRQVDVVGPVLEDEAAAPHAGFWK is encoded by the coding sequence ATGACCCGAATCACAGACCCGTCCGGCGCTGAACTGTCGCCGCTCGACCTGGAACTGCTGCGCCAGTCGATCGCGCTGTCCGATGCATCCAGGGCTCGCGGCCGCCATCCGTTCGCCGCGCTGGTGGCCGACCAGGCCGGCAATATCATCGCCAGCGCCGGCAACAACTCGATGCCGCCGGAGGGCGACCCGACCCAGCACGCCGAACTGGTCGCCGCCGCGCAGGCCGCGCGTGCGCTGCCGCCGGAGCAACTGGCCGACTGCACCCTCTACACTAGCGCGGAGCCGTGCTGCATGTGCGCCGGCGCGATCTACTGGACCGGCATCGGGCGCGTGGTCTATGCGCTGTCAGAACACAAGCTGCTGGGCCTGACCGGCGACCACCCGGAGAACCCCACCCTCTCGCTGCCTTGCCGCGAAGTGTTCGCGCGCGGGCAGCGCCAGGTGGATGTGGTCGGGCCGGTGCTCGAGGACGAAGCCGCGGCACCGCACGCGGGCTTCTGGAAGTAG
- a CDS encoding NAD(P)/FAD-dependent oxidoreductase, which produces MSGATSARTGRYDVAVLGAGAAGMMCAAVAGQNGARVVLIDHATKLAEKIRISGGGRCNFTNLQAGPSNYLSSNPHFCRSALARYTPQDFLGLMRRYGIDWHEKHRGQLFCNDSAEDVIAMLRAECDTGHVRWHTGCSVAEVRREGDDFLLLTATGMVRAGALVVATGGLSIPKIGATDFGYRIARQFGLGIVETRPALVPLTFDGKDWVPFAPLAGVSLEVDIATGNGKAAGAFREDLLWTHRGLSGPAVLQISSYWRPGTPIAIDLFDGEDAAAWLLEQKTGSRKHLGNLLAQRLPARLADAWCAASGVDAAMPLHDVTDKALRKLGATLNGWRIVPSGTEGYRKAEVTLGGVDTRALSSTTMMAREVPGLYFIGEVVDVTGWLGGYNFQWAWASAVAAGQAAAEASRTASAGQSVAQG; this is translated from the coding sequence ATGAGCGGGGCAACATCGGCCCGGACGGGCCGGTATGACGTGGCCGTGCTGGGTGCGGGCGCGGCCGGCATGATGTGTGCCGCCGTGGCCGGCCAGAACGGCGCGCGCGTGGTGCTGATCGACCATGCCACCAAGCTTGCCGAGAAGATCCGCATCTCGGGCGGCGGGCGCTGCAATTTCACCAACCTGCAGGCCGGGCCCTCCAACTACCTGTCGTCCAATCCGCACTTCTGCCGCTCGGCGCTGGCGCGCTACACGCCGCAGGATTTCCTTGGCCTGATGCGCCGCTACGGCATCGACTGGCACGAGAAACATCGTGGCCAGCTGTTCTGCAACGACAGCGCCGAAGACGTGATCGCCATGCTGCGCGCCGAATGCGACACCGGCCATGTGCGCTGGCACACCGGCTGCAGCGTGGCCGAGGTCCGGCGCGAGGGCGACGACTTCCTGCTGCTCACCGCTACCGGCATGGTGCGGGCCGGGGCGCTGGTGGTGGCCACCGGCGGCCTGTCGATCCCCAAGATCGGTGCCACCGACTTTGGCTATCGCATCGCCCGGCAGTTCGGGCTGGGCATCGTCGAAACCCGGCCGGCGCTGGTGCCGCTGACCTTCGATGGCAAGGACTGGGTGCCGTTCGCGCCGCTGGCCGGCGTGTCGCTGGAAGTGGATATCGCCACCGGCAACGGCAAGGCGGCCGGAGCCTTCCGCGAAGACCTGCTGTGGACCCATCGCGGCCTGTCCGGACCCGCCGTGCTGCAGATTTCCAGCTACTGGCGTCCCGGCACACCGATCGCCATCGACCTGTTTGATGGCGAGGATGCCGCCGCCTGGCTGCTCGAGCAGAAGACCGGCAGCCGCAAGCACCTGGGCAACCTGCTGGCGCAACGGTTGCCGGCGCGGCTGGCCGATGCCTGGTGCGCGGCCTCGGGCGTGGATGCCGCCATGCCGCTGCATGATGTGACCGACAAGGCCCTGCGCAAGCTTGGCGCCACGCTCAACGGCTGGCGCATCGTGCCGTCGGGCACCGAGGGCTACCGCAAGGCCGAGGTCACGCTTGGCGGGGTCGACACGCGGGCGCTGTCGTCAACCACCATGATGGCGCGCGAGGTGCCGGGCCTGTATTTCATCGGCGAGGTGGTGGACGTGACCGGCTGGCTGGGCGGCTACAACTTCCAGTGGGCGTGGGCGTCCGCGGTGGCGGCGGGGCAGGCCGCGGCTGAGGCATCGCGCACCGCTTCGGCAGGGCAATCGGTAGCCCAAGGGTAG
- the rpsU gene encoding 30S ribosomal protein S21, with protein sequence MTTIRLKENEPFEVAMRRFKRTIEKNGLLPELRAREFYEKPTAARKRRKAAAEKRHYKRIRSQMLPKKLY encoded by the coding sequence ATGACCACGATCCGTCTCAAGGAAAACGAGCCTTTTGAAGTTGCCATGCGCCGTTTCAAGCGCACCATCGAGAAGAACGGGCTGCTCCCGGAATTGCGGGCACGCGAGTTTTACGAAAAGCCCACCGCCGCGCGCAAGCGCAGGAAGGCAGCCGCCGAAAAGCGCCATTACAAGCGCATCCGCAGCCAGATGCTGCCGAAAAAACTGTACTGA
- the dnaG gene encoding DNA primase — MIPQSFIQDLLNRVDIVDVVGKYVQLKKGGANFMGLCPFHNEKSPSFTVSPTKQFYHCFGCGAHGSAIGFLMEFSGQSYPEAVRELAQSVGMSVPEERDRLPPGQRAEQQARSVALSDAMTRATDFYRRQLRSAPQAIQYLKGRGLTGEIAANFGLGYAPDDWQGLEAVFGSYRDDNVSAPLVECGLLIESDKRDADGKPRRYDRFRDRIMFPIRNTKGAVIGFGGRVMGQGEPKYLNSPETPLFSKGTELYGLFEARHAIRETGYVLVVEGYMDVVALAQLGFANAVATLGTACTPVHVQKLLRQTDAVVFSFDGDSAGRRAARRALEACLPHVADNKTIRFLFLPAEHDPDSYVREEGTEAFATQVRNAMPLSRFLLQSVTEDLDLRQPEGRARAQYEAKPLLQAMPAGGLRLQIVRELADATGTTPAEIEAICGLRSDPARVGRFAQPRPRTRRQAPTGLEQRVIQLLMCYPALSARLDEDARALLLGGESSDSEVLAHLVEACDSVQGEVNFAAFSEHLAQSPYAEVYAVARAAVLREEIEEAPAIQDFDAAITKLLAEPLRRELDGLQAEVVAGTADEAAKQRMRWLVGEIHRRRQLG, encoded by the coding sequence GTGATTCCGCAATCCTTTATTCAGGACCTGCTCAACCGTGTCGACATTGTCGATGTGGTGGGCAAGTATGTGCAGCTGAAGAAGGGCGGCGCCAATTTCATGGGGCTGTGCCCCTTCCATAACGAGAAATCGCCGTCATTCACGGTGTCGCCGACCAAGCAGTTCTACCACTGCTTCGGATGTGGCGCCCACGGCTCGGCCATCGGCTTCCTGATGGAGTTTTCCGGCCAGTCCTACCCGGAAGCGGTGCGCGAGCTGGCCCAGTCGGTCGGCATGAGCGTGCCGGAAGAGCGCGACCGTCTGCCGCCCGGGCAGCGCGCGGAGCAGCAGGCCCGTTCGGTGGCGCTGTCCGACGCCATGACCCGCGCCACCGATTTCTACCGCCGCCAGCTGCGAAGCGCGCCGCAGGCGATCCAGTACCTGAAGGGCCGTGGCCTGACCGGCGAGATCGCCGCGAACTTTGGCCTGGGCTACGCGCCGGATGACTGGCAGGGCCTGGAGGCCGTATTCGGCAGCTATCGTGATGACAACGTGTCGGCGCCGCTGGTCGAGTGCGGCCTGCTGATCGAAAGCGACAAGCGCGATGCGGACGGCAAGCCGCGCCGCTACGACCGCTTCCGCGACCGCATCATGTTCCCTATCCGCAACACCAAGGGGGCCGTGATCGGCTTCGGCGGGCGCGTGATGGGGCAGGGCGAGCCCAAGTACCTGAACTCGCCCGAGACTCCGCTGTTCAGCAAGGGCACGGAGCTGTACGGGCTGTTCGAGGCCCGTCACGCAATCCGGGAAACCGGCTACGTGCTGGTGGTCGAAGGGTATATGGACGTCGTGGCGCTGGCCCAGCTCGGTTTTGCCAATGCCGTTGCCACCCTGGGCACGGCGTGCACCCCTGTGCACGTGCAGAAGCTGCTGCGCCAGACCGACGCCGTGGTGTTCTCGTTCGACGGCGACTCTGCCGGGCGCCGCGCGGCCCGGCGCGCGCTGGAAGCCTGCCTGCCGCATGTGGCGGACAACAAGACCATCCGCTTCCTGTTCCTGCCGGCCGAGCATGATCCGGACAGCTATGTGCGCGAAGAGGGCACCGAGGCCTTTGCCACCCAGGTGCGCAACGCCATGCCGCTGTCGCGCTTCCTGCTGCAGTCGGTCACCGAAGACCTGGACCTGCGCCAGCCCGAGGGCCGCGCCCGGGCCCAGTACGAGGCCAAGCCGCTGCTGCAGGCCATGCCCGCCGGCGGCCTGAGGCTACAGATTGTGCGCGAACTTGCCGATGCCACGGGAACGACACCCGCGGAGATCGAAGCCATCTGCGGCCTGCGCAGCGACCCGGCCCGCGTCGGCCGCTTCGCCCAGCCGCGCCCGCGCACGCGCCGCCAGGCCCCGACCGGGCTGGAGCAGCGGGTGATCCAGCTGCTGATGTGCTATCCGGCACTGTCGGCGAGGCTGGACGAGGATGCGCGCGCGCTGCTGCTGGGCGGCGAGAGCAGCGACAGTGAAGTGCTGGCGCACCTGGTGGAGGCGTGCGACAGCGTGCAGGGCGAGGTCAATTTTGCGGCCTTCAGCGAACACCTGGCCCAGTCGCCCTATGCCGAGGTGTATGCCGTGGCGCGTGCCGCGGTGCTGCGAGAAGAGATCGAAGAGGCACCCGCAATACAGGATTTCGATGCGGCCATTACCAAGCTGCTGGCCGAGCCGCTGCGGCGCGAGCTCGACGGCCTGCAGGCGGAGGTAGTGGCCGGCACGGCCGATGAAGCGGCCAAGCAGCGCATGCGCTGGCTGGTGGGCGAAATCCACCGGCGGCGCCAACTTGGCTGA